One Brachybacterium aquaticum genomic region harbors:
- a CDS encoding ABC transporter permease produces the protein MSTAPAVVTDDSIIERKLDDSRPGNWWHLPITTTVLGLIALVFFGLRGIPDATSAFVLARETDLNPLGIVPERVELPSMGGAIALAVIALLASAGLWVLQARSARPSRRARIALIAVFAVAWIIAFMTWVISQRALDVTTLLQGTIVLAVPLAFGALSGVLSERAGVINIAIEGQLLFGAFGATLVGSLTGNVWLGLIAAPLVALLMGALLALFAVGYHVQQIIVGVVLNVFAIGLTSFFFGTVMRQNPGQFNAPLRLPTLRIPLLADIPVIGRMLFEQNVLVYLMWIIVAVLTVALFRTRWGLRVRAVGEHPRAADTVGIAVNRTRWTNVLLGAAVAGLGGATLTIGTGVAFGEEMSAGKGYIALAAMILGRYHPVGALLAALTFAFADSLQLRLGTMSAAADGVSIPGDFLLMLPYVVALFAVAGVVGRVRVPAADGEPYKKQ, from the coding sequence CACCGACGACTCGATCATCGAGCGGAAGCTGGACGACTCCCGCCCCGGCAACTGGTGGCACCTGCCGATCACCACCACCGTCCTCGGCCTCATCGCGCTGGTCTTCTTCGGGCTGCGCGGCATCCCGGACGCGACCTCCGCGTTCGTCCTGGCCCGCGAGACGGACCTGAACCCGCTGGGCATCGTGCCCGAGCGCGTGGAGCTGCCCTCCATGGGCGGCGCGATCGCGCTCGCGGTCATCGCCCTGCTCGCCTCGGCCGGGCTCTGGGTCCTCCAGGCCCGCAGCGCCCGCCCCTCCCGCAGGGCGAGGATCGCGCTGATCGCCGTGTTCGCCGTGGCGTGGATCATCGCGTTCATGACCTGGGTGATCTCCCAGCGCGCCCTGGACGTGACCACCCTGCTCCAGGGCACGATCGTGCTCGCCGTGCCGCTCGCCTTCGGCGCCCTCTCGGGTGTGCTCTCCGAGCGGGCCGGCGTCATCAACATCGCCATCGAGGGCCAGCTGCTCTTCGGCGCCTTCGGTGCGACGCTGGTCGGCTCCCTCACCGGGAACGTGTGGCTGGGCCTGATCGCGGCGCCGCTCGTGGCGCTGCTGATGGGTGCGCTGCTGGCGCTGTTCGCGGTCGGCTACCACGTCCAGCAGATCATCGTCGGCGTGGTGCTGAACGTCTTCGCGATCGGCCTGACCTCGTTCTTCTTCGGCACCGTGATGCGCCAGAACCCCGGGCAGTTCAACGCCCCGCTGCGCCTGCCCACCCTGCGCATCCCGTTGCTGGCGGACATCCCCGTGATCGGCCGGATGCTGTTCGAGCAGAACGTGCTGGTCTATCTCATGTGGATCATCGTCGCGGTGCTCACCGTGGCCCTGTTCCGCACCCGCTGGGGACTGCGCGTCCGCGCCGTCGGCGAGCATCCCCGCGCCGCGGACACCGTCGGCATCGCTGTGAACCGCACCCGCTGGACCAACGTGCTGCTCGGCGCGGCCGTCGCCGGGCTCGGCGGGGCGACCCTCACCATCGGCACGGGCGTCGCCTTCGGCGAGGAGATGAGCGCCGGCAAGGGCTACATCGCGCTCGCCGCGATGATCCTGGGCCGCTACCACCCCGTCGGGGCGCTGCTGGCGGCGCTCACCTTCGCCTTCGCCGACTCCCTGCAGCTGCGGCTCGGCACGATGTCCGCCGCGGCCGACGGGGTCTCCATCCCCGGCGACTTCCTGCTCATGCTCCCGTACGTGGTCGCGCTGTTCGCGGTCGCGGGAGTGGTGGGACGCGTGCGCGTCCCCGCCGCCGACGGCGAGCCGTACAAGAAGCAGTGA